The nucleotide window TCAGAGGAGGGTGACCTATCTCAGTCGATGATAGATTTGGCTCTAAAGGGCGGTACGTTTGACGGAGACCTGATCCCAGACAGGCTCCTGAAACACACAAGGATAAAGGAAGTCGGGGAACTGAAAGGTTGGAGGATAGTTAGGATTGCAACCATGCCAGAGATACAAGACAAAGGGTTCGGGAGCCAGCTTCTGCGTATAATAGTTGAGGACTCCATGCAATCCAACGTGGACTGGGTAGGCTCTTCGTTTATGGGAGATCCGAAGGTTCTGAGGTTTTGGTTAAGAAACGGTTTCATCCCGGTTCACGTCTCGCCCAAGAGAAATGAGAAATTCGGTGACTTTCCTGTCGTGGTCATACGCCCGATTTCGGAACCAGCGAGGAAAGTGATTGGCGTAGCTTCATCTATATTTAAAGATAAATTACTCAATACCATCCATGACGTCTACTTCAATATGACTCCTGAGATCGCCATGCTGTTGTTGGATGGCGGAAGAGCTCATAGGGAGGTAAAGTTGAACAGGATATATTTGGCTAAAATAGTAGCATATTTGCAGGGAATAAGCCCTTACGAGTCCTCCGCTGATGGAATCCATATGTTAGTTCTCAAGTACTTCTGGGATTTCAGAAGAGACTGGAGACTAGATGACGACATGGAGAAGGTTCTAATAGCGAAGGTGTTACAGGGCATGCCATGGTCCTATCTGAATAATGTCATAGGGACAGGCAGAACTAGGGCTAACGAGCTTTTGAGGGAAGCGATAGGAACATTAGCGAAAAAATATTATAACTTAGACGAGGAGTCCAAAATAGACATATCCCTTGGCTCACTTGATGATGAATTTGAAATAAATGAATTTATGTGATTTCATGCATCTCCGCTGATTCAAGGTACTATTGCAAGGGAATTTAGAATTATGGCGACGACAGTTAACAATGAGAAGAGCTGGTGAAACCCTATGGAAGCACCTGGCTTCTCTGGATTCTTGTTGATAGATCTATAGACCCATAGTCCTGCCGTTATTTCTAGCGCGGTGAACCCTAAAGTTAGCCAGTAATGTAGGTACAATACAGCAAGAATGAATATTACTGCCAGAACGCCGTGAATTGCCCATGCCCACTGAAGTCTCCCCTGAGGTTTCCTGACCTGTCCAATAGGCCTAGACATTCTCCTGAGTCCCGTTACTACTCCTCCCATGAAAATTACGAAGTAGAGGAAGTGGGGAGGTATTATTGCTTGTTCCAAGAACGCTATGATGTTTATGTTGTAGCCTAGCCCTTGAAGGAAGATAAGGAGATATGTGACGAAGACCGTGTAGGCAGCTATGTCATGAAGGCCTTGAAACACGGACGGTAATTTTCCAGCCAGCACGTAAAGCGTAGCCATTCCCAGAAGCGCTGTAAATATAACTGCGATAAATCCAACAACTGTTATAAATGAAGGAGACATTATTAGAAACGCTAGAGAAATTAAACCAACGATTGTTGCGCTTATCCTGTGAAGTGCTTCTGGATCTCCTTTCATTGCGACATGATGAATGTCCCTAGTGTATGGCCATTTGGTACCTAACGATAGACCATAGCCGTACCCCTCAACTATACCACCTAGTACGACAGTTAACCCAGCCAAGGCCGAAGCTATAACCCCTAAAGAGTACAACATGGTGATTAGTACTATGAATTGGGTAAAATAAGTTATTGTACGTGTACTTAACTTTTGGACATTGAGTTTTACTGTTTTTATCCGAAATAGATTTTTCCTTTTGAAAGAATTACTTTCTAGATTTTGATGTTAAGAGAAAATAATTAGTTGTCCTTAAAGATCTCGTTTTAGAATAAATATCTGTTCTCATATTTTTGCAGAATAAGGACATATTTTACTAGCCGTAAAATAGCGTTGATCGATTTGTCAAGTCCTTAACGATACTACCGAGATAAGCTCTCATCTGGTTATCATCAGTAACCGGAATTGAAAGAACCATCTGGAAAAGTCTATTGACCTCGTTGCTTAAATTTAACCCATTAAAGGCGAAATTAACTATGAGAGCGTACCTTCTAGGAAAATTGGAAGCGTATCGCAGGAGGATGTCAATATTTAGAGGGTCTGTGACGAAGATAGGAAGAGCGTCTAAGTCTACCCTTACTATTTTGTTATCTAATGTCGCATTGGTAAAATTATCAATAACAATATAATCCCAACCAGACCGATAAAAATGCATTAATTTATTTATTTCATCGTCAGGATACTCCTCGTTGATTCTAAAAGGTTTTCTAAAGAGCTTGAGTACGCACATGTTATTGTAACATATGAGATCATGGTCAGAACCACTAATTCCAAGTTTCCTCCACAAACCACACGTCGGGGTTTTGTCAACTATCAACGTCCTACCATAGTTGGACAGTTCCATGGCTAGGTTCACGCTCAACGTAGTTTTTCCTACACGATCCTTTATCCCAAATATTCCAATTTTTATCAATAAAACAAGTTTTCAATTGAGGTTATTAAAACTTTCATATTCCAATAGCCGATCTCGCCAAG belongs to Metallosphaera tengchongensis and includes:
- a CDS encoding cytochrome C oxidase assembly protein — protein: MLYSLGVIASALAGLTVVLGGIVEGYGYGLSLGTKWPYTRDIHHVAMKGDPEALHRISATIVGLISLAFLIMSPSFITVVGFIAVIFTALLGMATLYVLAGKLPSVFQGLHDIAAYTVFVTYLLIFLQGLGYNINIIAFLEQAIIPPHFLYFVIFMGGVVTGLRRMSRPIGQVRKPQGRLQWAWAIHGVLAVIFILAVLYLHYWLTLGFTALEITAGLWVYRSINKNPEKPGASIGFHQLFSLLTVVAIILNSLAIVP
- a CDS encoding ParA family protein, which gives rise to MIKIGIFGIKDRVGKTTLSVNLAMELSNYGRTLIVDKTPTCGLWRKLGISGSDHDLICYNNMCVLKLFRKPFRINEEYPDDEINKLMHFYRSGWDYIVIDNFTNATLDNKIVRVDLDALPIFVTDPLNIDILLRYASNFPRRYALIVNFAFNGLNLSNEVNRLFQMVLSIPVTDDNQMRAYLGSIVKDLTNRSTLFYG